In the archaeon BMS3Bbin15 genome, one interval contains:
- the mtr gene encoding mycothione reductase, translating into MKEYDLIAIGTGSVMNILNGYIARNADARVAVIDRDEPGGICLTRGCIPSKILFYPVELLSDIWKAGQFGINLNIKNINFRKIMNRMRGIIRKDIAKIEKGLKSHPNIDYYRAEARFIAPYTLVVNGEEIKADTILICSGSRPLIPKIKGLEETGYLTSDTLLQLKNLPESLAIIGGGYIAVEYGNFFAKLGSKVKVIEMLPRILANEEPELSQAVENELRKFAELHTSQRVVEIKKEGDTKKIITRDSENRRIVVEAEEILLAAGRASNSDILEPEKGGIKTDRRGWILVNEYLETSQLGVYALGDANGKFMLKNVANQEAKVVFYNAVLGKMEKMSYDIVPYAVFTEPEIASVGLKEKEAIDKYGKNEILIGYERYMDTGKGIAMNAEGFVKIILKKDGTILGAHIAGKNASILIQEVVNLMYAEAGSHTMLKAMHIHPALSEAVKWAFTNPMDIEAYHRVRN; encoded by the coding sequence ATGAAAGAATATGATTTAATAGCCATTGGGACAGGTTCTGTTATGAATATTCTTAATGGTTATATTGCAAGAAATGCTGATGCAAGGGTTGCTGTTATCGACAGAGATGAACCTGGTGGGATATGTCTGACAAGAGGTTGTATACCCTCAAAAATACTTTTTTATCCTGTTGAGCTTCTCTCAGATATATGGAAGGCAGGACAGTTCGGAATTAATTTAAATATAAAAAATATAAACTTCCGGAAGATAATGAATAGAATGAGGGGGATTATAAGAAAAGACATAGCAAAAATAGAAAAGGGACTGAAATCTCACCCAAATATAGATTACTACAGGGCAGAAGCAAGATTTATAGCACCTTACACTCTTGTGGTGAATGGAGAAGAAATAAAGGCTGATACAATTCTTATATGCTCAGGTTCACGCCCCCTGATACCAAAGATAAAGGGTCTCGAGGAAACAGGTTATCTAACAAGCGACACTCTCTTACAGCTTAAAAATCTGCCTGAAAGTCTTGCAATAATAGGTGGAGGATATATAGCAGTCGAATACGGAAACTTCTTTGCAAAGCTGGGCAGCAAGGTTAAGGTAATTGAAATGCTTCCCAGAATTCTTGCAAATGAAGAGCCCGAGCTATCACAGGCTGTTGAAAATGAGTTGAGAAAATTTGCAGAACTGCATACTTCCCAGAGAGTGGTAGAGATTAAAAAAGAAGGAGATACAAAAAAGATAATTACAAGAGACTCTGAAAACAGAAGAATAGTAGTGGAGGCAGAAGAGATTCTTCTTGCTGCCGGAAGAGCTTCAAACTCAGACATCCTAGAGCCTGAGAAGGGTGGCATAAAAACAGACCGCAGAGGATGGATTCTTGTGAATGAATATCTTGAAACATCTCAACTGGGGGTTTATGCTCTCGGGGATGCCAACGGAAAATTCATGCTGAAAAATGTTGCAAATCAAGAAGCGAAGGTTGTTTTCTACAATGCGGTTCTGGGGAAGATGGAGAAGATGAGCTACGATATTGTGCCTTATGCGGTATTTACAGAGCCTGAAATCGCATCTGTTGGCTTGAAGGAAAAGGAAGCTATAGATAAATATGGCAAAAATGAGATTCTAATAGGCTATGAAAGATACATGGATACCGGCAAGGGAATTGCCATGAATGCAGAGGGCTTTGTAAAAATTATATTAAAAAAAGATGGAACAATTCTCGGGGCTCATATAGCTGGAAAAAATGCCTCTATTTTAATTCAGGAAGTGGTGAATCTAATGTATGCTGAAGCTGGCTCCCATACCATGCTCAAAGCTATGCATATTCACCCTGCTCTCAG
- a CDS encoding PBS lyase HEAT-like repeat protein codes for MKSACNCSLKLMTSAFELQGDGMEGSDTYMEKLIYSLKKHPRPQKRKEVAWMLGEKKEKVAVAALIESLDSDPDIFVRAAAAEALGKIGSRKAISILEHASIHDMVPVRKRAEEALKAISETSRSRTN; via the coding sequence ATGAAGTCCGCCTGTAATTGCTCTTTGAAGCTGATGACTTCTGCTTTCGAATTACAGGGTGATGGAATGGAAGGTAGCGATACCTATATGGAAAAGTTGATATATTCTCTCAAAAAACATCCCAGGCCTCAGAAAAGAAAGGAAGTTGCCTGGATGCTGGGAGAAAAGAAAGAAAAAGTAGCTGTGGCAGCGTTAATTGAATCACTTGACTCTGACCCTGACATATTTGTAAGAGCTGCTGCTGCAGAAGCCCTCGGTAAGATTGGTAGCAGAAAGGCAATCTCAATTCTCGAGCATGCCAGTATTCATGATATGGTCCCAGTAAGAAAAAGAGCAGAGGAAGCTCTGAAGGCAATAAGTGAAACTTCCAGAAGCAGGACAAATTAA